Proteins from a genomic interval of Methanoplanus endosymbiosus:
- a CDS encoding energy-coupling factor ABC transporter ATP-binding protein, with the protein MIEINGLNHGILNIDEAIIPEGITAVAGRNGSGKSTLLKLVSGLKIPDSGSIHIDGKNPRKLDTGYVSEYPDDNSIFGMVYDEIASSLRFKHAGCDETDRRVTEISSLFEISHLLKREIRTLSGGEKVMVALASACADRPDLLVIDEPDSHLDRESAEIFFESVLNTGSEHIIICTHNMETVSKADNMIFLESGRIKFQGTPEEIFANFLKKTCFYPPLWRFKK; encoded by the coding sequence ATGATAGAGATAAACGGCCTGAATCATGGCATTCTGAATATTGATGAAGCTATAATTCCGGAAGGGATAACAGCAGTTGCCGGCAGAAACGGCAGTGGAAAGAGCACACTGTTAAAGCTTGTCTCAGGCCTTAAAATCCCTGACTCAGGAAGTATTCATATTGACGGAAAAAATCCCCGTAAACTGGATACAGGTTATGTATCCGAATATCCGGATGATAACAGCATCTTCGGGATGGTATATGATGAGATAGCTTCATCACTGAGATTTAAGCATGCGGGCTGCGATGAGACTGACAGGAGAGTTACAGAGATCTCATCGCTCTTTGAGATCAGCCACCTCCTGAAAAGGGAGATAAGAACCCTTTCCGGCGGAGAAAAGGTGATGGTCGCCCTCGCTTCGGCATGTGCAGACCGTCCGGATCTCCTCGTAATTGATGAACCGGATTCACATCTTGACAGGGAGTCAGCAGAGATATTCTTTGAAAGTGTACTGAATACAGGTTCAGAACATATCATAATCTGCACCCACAATATGGAGACTGTATCAAAAGCAGACAATATGATCTTTTTAGAGAGCGGCAGAATAAAATTTCAGGGCACTCCGGAAGAAATATTCGCAAATTTTCTGAAAAAAACCTGTTTTTATCCGCCATTGTGGAGATTTAAGAAATGA
- a CDS encoding RtcB family protein: MLDGIKRINEFEWEIEKGFVPEMRVPGKFYLSETLSETLEEGAVRQLANVATMPGIVRYSLAMPDVHWGYGFPIGGVAAFNMEEGVISPGGVGFDINCGVRLLALPITKDDFSGIKGIINQLFDTVPTGVGNKSALRLSEKELEDVMTEGAGWAVNNGYGTKDDIIRCEDGGCIDGADTEHVSRKARQRGMPQCGTLGSGNHFLEIQSVDEIFDDGAAEKFGLVRDQICIMIHCGSRGLGHQVCTDHLKDLEAASKKYNIKLPDNQLACAPLKSPEGKAYLSAMAASANYAWANRQIITHLVREVICKKPGIEYDDIKLIYDVTHNVAKFEEHIVDGKKQTLCVHRKGATRAFGPGSPGLPPELDSTGQPVLIPGSMGTPSYVLKGTEKAMECTFGSTCHGSGRIMSRSQAKKSSDGSDIKEELAGKGIYVRATSNKVIAEESPQAYKSSSEVVRTVHNAGLSLKVAKLTPMGVIKG; encoded by the coding sequence ATGCTTGACGGAATAAAAAGAATCAACGAATTTGAATGGGAAATTGAGAAAGGTTTTGTCCCGGAGATGAGAGTTCCCGGTAAATTTTACCTCTCAGAAACCCTTTCAGAGACCCTTGAAGAGGGTGCAGTCAGACAGCTCGCAAATGTCGCCACAATGCCTGGAATTGTCAGATATTCCCTTGCAATGCCGGATGTCCACTGGGGATATGGTTTTCCCATAGGCGGAGTTGCGGCATTTAATATGGAGGAAGGGGTGATCTCGCCGGGCGGTGTTGGTTTTGATATTAACTGCGGTGTCAGGCTTTTAGCCCTCCCTATAACAAAGGATGACTTTTCCGGAATTAAAGGCATTATTAATCAGCTATTTGATACAGTCCCGACAGGAGTCGGAAACAAGAGTGCTCTTAGGCTCTCTGAAAAAGAGCTTGAAGATGTCATGACAGAGGGTGCAGGATGGGCCGTAAATAACGGTTATGGCACTAAAGATGACATTATACGATGTGAAGACGGAGGGTGTATTGATGGTGCTGATACTGAACATGTGAGCAGGAAAGCGAGGCAGAGAGGCATGCCGCAGTGCGGCACGCTTGGTTCAGGCAATCATTTTCTTGAGATACAGTCGGTGGATGAGATCTTTGATGACGGGGCAGCGGAGAAGTTCGGCCTTGTCAGAGATCAGATCTGTATAATGATCCACTGTGGTTCAAGAGGTCTTGGTCATCAGGTCTGCACTGACCATTTAAAGGATCTTGAGGCTGCATCAAAAAAATATAATATTAAACTCCCGGACAATCAGCTCGCCTGTGCACCACTGAAGAGTCCTGAAGGTAAGGCATATCTCTCTGCAATGGCAGCCTCTGCAAATTACGCCTGGGCCAACAGGCAGATAATCACCCACCTTGTACGGGAAGTAATCTGCAAAAAACCCGGCATTGAGTATGACGATATAAAACTCATCTATGATGTGACGCATAATGTCGCTAAATTTGAAGAGCATATTGTAGACGGGAAGAAGCAGACACTATGCGTGCACAGAAAGGGTGCAACAAGGGCTTTTGGTCCGGGATCTCCCGGACTTCCGCCGGAGCTTGACAGTACAGGCCAGCCGGTTCTTATTCCGGGCAGCATGGGCACACCGTCATATGTTCTTAAAGGAACAGAGAAAGCGATGGAATGCACATTCGGAAGCACCTGCCACGGTTCAGGGCGTATTATGTCACGATCACAGGCAAAAAAGAGCAGTGACGGATCAGATATAAAAGAAGAACTTGCCGGAAAGGGAATATATGTCAGGGCCACAAGTAACAAAGTAATTGCCGAGGAATCTCCACAGGCCTACAAATCGAGCAGTGAAGTGGTAAGAACTGTGCACAATGCCGGGCTGTCACTGAAGGTTGCAAAACTTACACCTATGGGAGTTATCAAAGGATGA
- a CDS encoding biotin--[acetyl-CoA-carboxylase] ligase: MNETAFKVLEILENGQNSISGEEISKKLDITRSAVWKCINELKSLGYEIESSRAEGYRIISSSEKLLPHEVSKYLKTDFIGKNISYFQSTPSTTWIAKDLCNKEDPDDLNGTVIIAEEQTGGTGRLGRAWFSPEGGIWVTIILKPDIPIDRLFFVTMAGSIAVARAVRRLYGIGALIKWPNDIYIGDKKLSGILLELAAEADQIHYCLLGIGIDANIKTDQFQSGLRTPITSITEEMGHDINRAELLAVILKEFERRYLLIEDGEYDSIVREWKSLSLTIEKRVKITTPRRTFEGEAIDIDEYGALIIKKDNGMIEKVISGDCTPI; encoded by the coding sequence ATGAATGAAACTGCATTTAAAGTACTGGAAATCCTTGAAAACGGCCAGAATTCTATATCGGGCGAGGAGATCAGCAAAAAACTGGATATTACCAGGTCCGCAGTATGGAAGTGCATAAACGAATTAAAATCTCTTGGTTATGAGATAGAATCATCAAGAGCAGAAGGCTACAGGATTATAAGTTCTTCTGAAAAACTTCTCCCGCATGAAGTTTCAAAATATCTGAAGACTGATTTTATAGGCAAAAATATCAGTTATTTTCAGAGTACGCCATCCACAACATGGATTGCAAAGGATCTCTGTAATAAGGAAGATCCCGATGATCTAAACGGGACTGTTATAATTGCTGAAGAGCAGACCGGAGGTACGGGCAGGCTTGGCAGGGCCTGGTTCTCACCCGAAGGCGGGATATGGGTAACAATAATTTTAAAACCGGACATTCCCATTGACAGGCTCTTCTTTGTAACAATGGCCGGATCAATTGCTGTGGCACGTGCAGTACGGCGGCTGTATGGTATAGGCGCACTGATCAAATGGCCTAATGACATCTATATCGGCGATAAGAAGTTATCCGGCATACTGCTTGAACTTGCAGCAGAGGCTGATCAGATCCATTACTGCCTTCTTGGCATAGGTATTGATGCAAATATTAAGACCGATCAGTTCCAGAGCGGCCTTAGGACACCTATCACATCTATCACAGAGGAGATGGGCCATGATATTAACCGTGCAGAACTGCTTGCAGTAATCTTAAAGGAATTTGAGAGAAGATATCTGCTGATTGAAGACGGAGAGTATGATTCCATTGTCAGGGAATGGAAGAGTCTCTCACTTACAATTGAGAAGAGGGTTAAGATAACCACCCCACGAAGAACATTTGAGGGCGAAGCCATTGATATTGATGAATACGGGGCACTTATCATCAAAAAAGACAATGGGATGATAGAGAAGGTAATTTCAGGGGACTGCACGCCTATCTGA
- a CDS encoding protein translocase subunit SecF — protein sequence MGKFTYDINRYEPKQMVALPAGLFIISVLFLAFNLFTTGMPIEPGIDFAGGISVTVFSDDSKEDIESYFSGYPIQSIGESINNGYYIVFQNMGDDEFRDLTDHVISGYPEAKIDQIGETFGKTLQGQALWAILISFILMAIVVFAAFRNFVPSVAVVISALSDIVITAAIMDVAGITLSLGTTAALLMLIGYSVDSDILLTTRLLKRKGKLEEKMTGAFRTGIIMTSTTFTAVFAMFIVSAIGNVVIIRDISAVLLIGLVVDVMNTWMLNAGLLKWYMTRGGRK from the coding sequence ATGGGTAAGTTTACCTACGATATTAACAGGTATGAACCAAAGCAGATGGTTGCACTCCCTGCAGGTCTGTTTATTATATCTGTTCTTTTTCTGGCATTCAATTTATTTACTACCGGAATGCCGATAGAGCCAGGTATTGACTTTGCAGGAGGTATCTCTGTGACTGTCTTCTCTGATGATTCAAAAGAGGATATTGAGAGTTATTTCTCAGGTTATCCGATACAGAGCATTGGAGAAAGCATAAACAATGGTTATTATATCGTCTTTCAGAATATGGGAGATGATGAATTCAGGGATTTGACAGATCATGTGATCTCCGGATATCCTGAAGCAAAGATTGATCAGATCGGAGAAACGTTTGGGAAAACATTGCAGGGGCAGGCTCTGTGGGCAATTCTCATATCCTTTATACTGATGGCAATAGTCGTATTTGCGGCATTCAGAAATTTTGTCCCTTCAGTGGCTGTTGTAATTTCCGCGCTCTCTGATATTGTAATTACCGCTGCGATTATGGATGTTGCCGGAATCACCCTCTCTCTTGGGACAACCGCAGCACTTCTGATGCTCATCGGTTATTCGGTTGACAGTGACATTCTGCTTACAACGCGCCTTTTGAAACGTAAGGGTAAACTTGAGGAGAAGATGACCGGAGCATTCAGGACCGGAATTATCATGACCAGTACAACCTTTACTGCCGTTTTTGCGATGTTTATCGTCTCGGCTATAGGCAATGTTGTAATAATCAGGGATATATCCGCAGTGCTCCTAATCGGACTTGTTGTTGATGTTATGAATACCTGGATGCTCAATGCAGGGCTTCTTAAATGGTACATGACCAGAGGTGGAAGGAAATGA
- a CDS encoding biotin transporter BioY: MTTGENVNMYGDERRTLLITGTAAFIALMAVGANIVIPMFPVPITLQTLFVLLAGAVMKRYAVIPVILYVILGIAGLPVFHQFASGPGVLMGPTGGYMAAFIPAVVIVGLAYERKNRNLRILSLVFASMLILFCGTLWISVSSGITVLQAAVVGFLPFVFGDLIKSGAAFIIAERLDER, translated from the coding sequence TTGACAACAGGTGAAAATGTTAACATGTACGGCGATGAGAGAAGAACCCTTCTGATTACAGGAACAGCGGCTTTTATTGCCTTAATGGCAGTAGGGGCAAATATAGTCATACCAATGTTTCCTGTGCCCATTACACTCCAGACACTTTTTGTACTCCTTGCAGGTGCTGTAATGAAAAGATATGCCGTAATTCCGGTCATATTATATGTCATCCTCGGTATTGCCGGGCTTCCTGTATTCCATCAGTTCGCATCCGGGCCGGGTGTGCTGATGGGGCCGACAGGAGGTTATATGGCCGCCTTTATTCCGGCTGTTGTCATTGTCGGGCTTGCATATGAGAGAAAAAACCGGAATTTAAGAATATTATCGCTTGTCTTTGCATCTATGCTCATTCTCTTCTGCGGAACCCTGTGGATCTCGGTCTCATCCGGAATCACAGTTCTTCAGGCAGCAGTTGTAGGATTTCTGCCGTTTGTATTCGGTGATCTGATAAAGTCCGGTGCTGCCTTTATTATTGCAGAAAGGCTTGATGAGAGATAG
- a CDS encoding DUF2551 domain-containing protein produces the protein MRSAADLKKEIEKRLKNYLSRDKDGIRRELLNIFVRVKSVTVEDTHNKLKERFAISYQSVASMIGIIASKMGILHIIKSRDNDQTRYVLKDQYADLVARVVDIST, from the coding sequence ATGAGGTCAGCGGCCGATCTAAAAAAAGAGATTGAGAAACGTCTCAAAAATTATCTTTCAAGAGATAAAGACGGCATACGTCGTGAGCTGCTGAATATCTTCGTCAGGGTTAAATCAGTGACTGTTGAAGATACACATAATAAGCTTAAAGAAAGATTTGCAATATCTTATCAGTCTGTTGCATCAATGATTGGAATTATTGCCTCAAAGATGGGCATTCTCCACATTATTAAATCAAGGGATAATGATCAGACGCGGTATGTTCTAAAGGATCAGTATGCCGATCTGGTGGCGCGTGTCGTTGACATAAGCACCTGA
- a CDS encoding pyruvate/oxaloacetate carboxyltransferase, whose amino-acid sequence MSVTNPLKITDTTLRDAHQSLIATRMRTEDMISLARAIDKIGFFSVEAWGGATFDSCIRYLNDDPWQRLSDLNDVLENTPIQMLLRGQNLVGYKHYPDDVVVKFIEAAGRNGVDIFRVFDALNDIRNMEKSMETVKDIGAHLQGTICYTTSPVHSNEKFIEMAEDLYAKGSDSICIKDMAGLIMPDDARDIITGIKRTIDIPVGLHSHSTSGISPMSYQAAIEAGVDILDTAMSPFAMGTSQPPTESIVASLIGRERDSGIDLLKLRDVRNICLKIRDKYGGLIDPISELVDSDVLIYQLPGGMISNLVSQLKEQNALDRIEEVHKEIPKVREDLGYPPLVTPTSQIVGTQAVLNVLMGGERYSNITQEVKDYVRGLYGKPPGIIPDEIRLKIIGEEKPYEGRPGDLLSPAYDKMAAEAREGGFVRKDEDILTYILYPAIAPSFLKGERKQELIPKKSAPAKASVPEIPSCMEVEVDGEIFAVRILSVEGSAIESQKSMGQKKIPHTTIKGGVNSNMQGMVLKIETSIGAQVKAGDVLVVLEAMKMENPIKSPRDGKVTQIFVDSGDTVQNGDVLLVVE is encoded by the coding sequence ATGAGTGTGACAAATCCTTTAAAAATAACCGACACTACTCTCAGAGATGCACATCAGTCCTTAATTGCCACGAGGATGAGGACTGAAGATATGATCTCTCTCGCCCGGGCAATTGACAAAATAGGCTTTTTTTCCGTTGAAGCCTGGGGAGGGGCTACTTTTGACAGCTGTATCAGATACTTAAATGACGATCCATGGCAGAGACTTTCCGATCTGAATGACGTTTTGGAGAATACTCCAATCCAGATGCTTCTTCGCGGGCAGAATCTTGTAGGATACAAACATTATCCCGATGATGTCGTTGTAAAGTTCATAGAAGCGGCGGGCAGAAACGGCGTTGACATATTCAGGGTCTTTGATGCGCTCAACGACATACGGAATATGGAAAAATCAATGGAGACTGTAAAGGACATAGGCGCACATCTTCAGGGCACAATCTGCTACACAACAAGTCCTGTACATTCAAATGAAAAGTTCATTGAAATGGCAGAAGATCTCTATGCAAAGGGCAGTGACTCAATCTGCATCAAAGATATGGCCGGACTTATTATGCCCGATGATGCGAGGGACATCATAACCGGCATAAAACGGACAATTGATATTCCGGTCGGCCTTCATTCACACTCCACAAGCGGAATTTCACCTATGAGTTATCAGGCGGCAATTGAAGCAGGGGTCGATATTCTTGATACTGCAATGTCACCCTTTGCAATGGGAACATCCCAGCCGCCGACAGAGAGCATTGTTGCAAGTCTCATCGGAAGAGAGAGGGACAGCGGCATTGATCTCTTAAAGCTGAGGGACGTAAGGAACATATGCCTGAAGATCAGGGACAAATATGGCGGGCTTATTGATCCCATCTCAGAACTTGTTGACAGTGATGTGCTGATATATCAGCTCCCCGGCGGAATGATCTCCAATCTGGTCTCGCAGCTCAAAGAGCAGAATGCACTTGACAGAATTGAAGAGGTCCACAAAGAGATCCCGAAGGTCAGAGAAGATCTCGGATACCCACCACTGGTTACACCGACAAGCCAGATTGTAGGTACACAGGCGGTCTTAAATGTCCTGATGGGCGGCGAACGGTATTCCAATATCACCCAGGAAGTCAAGGATTATGTAAGAGGACTCTATGGCAAACCTCCGGGAATAATTCCGGATGAAATCCGCCTGAAGATAATCGGTGAGGAGAAGCCATATGAAGGAAGGCCCGGAGATCTCCTATCACCGGCATATGATAAGATGGCAGCTGAGGCACGTGAAGGAGGATTTGTCAGAAAGGATGAGGATATTCTTACATATATCCTCTACCCTGCAATTGCACCGTCATTCCTGAAAGGAGAGAGGAAACAGGAGTTAATTCCAAAGAAATCAGCACCTGCCAAAGCTTCCGTCCCGGAGATTCCAAGCTGCATGGAAGTTGAGGTTGACGGGGAGATCTTTGCAGTCAGGATTTTATCTGTTGAGGGCAGTGCCATTGAATCACAGAAGAGCATGGGGCAGAAGAAGATACCGCATACCACGATAAAAGGCGGTGTTAACAGCAACATGCAGGGAATGGTTTTAAAGATTGAGACAAGCATCGGTGCACAGGTCAAAGCCGGAGATGTTCTTGTTGTTCTTGAAGCGATGAAGATGGAAAATCCGATTAAATCGCCAAGGGACGGCAAAGTAACTCAGATATTTGTTGATTCAGGCGACACTGTGCAGAATGGTGATGTTCTGCTGGTGGTTGAATGA
- the trxA gene encoding thioredoxin — MSKPILMDFFAEWCGPCKMQTPILNELKNLMGDSVEIKKIDVDQNMELAVKYGIQVVPTLVIEKDGKVEHRLEGVTPLETLKAFLEKLI; from the coding sequence ATGTCAAAACCAATTTTAATGGATTTTTTTGCAGAATGGTGTGGGCCGTGTAAGATGCAGACACCCATTTTAAATGAATTAAAAAATCTCATGGGTGATTCTGTAGAGATTAAGAAGATCGATGTTGACCAGAATATGGAGCTTGCAGTGAAGTACGGCATACAGGTAGTGCCAACTCTTGTAATAGAGAAGGATGGCAAGGTTGAACACCGCCTTGAAGGCGTAACTCCTCTTGAAACCCTTAAGGCTTTTCTTGAGAAACTGATCTGA
- a CDS encoding archease: MPFEEIDHTADYMFRCSGRTYDELFTSAAEAMFTLMFDSRKYAGISRRISLDAVSPESLLADFLSEILFISEVDGIVFSDAVISVENSDGRYVLSAQVKGESFNSDLHAGGTEIKGISRSEMNIINRDGTYYTDIIFDV; this comes from the coding sequence ATGCCTTTTGAAGAGATAGATCACACTGCGGATTATATGTTCAGATGCTCCGGCAGGACATATGATGAATTATTCACCTCTGCTGCCGAAGCTATGTTTACCCTGATGTTTGATTCCCGGAAATATGCCGGCATATCAAGGAGGATATCACTTGATGCAGTATCTCCTGAATCACTGCTTGCAGATTTTTTATCTGAAATTCTGTTTATATCAGAAGTTGACGGAATTGTCTTTTCAGATGCTGTAATCTCTGTTGAAAACTCTGATGGCAGGTATGTACTCTCTGCACAGGTTAAAGGGGAGAGTTTTAACAGCGACCTTCATGCCGGAGGAACGGAGATAAAAGGGATATCAAGATCAGAGATGAATATTATTAATAGAGACGGGACTTATTACACAGACATAATCTTTGATGTCTGA
- a CDS encoding ATP-binding cassette domain-containing protein, with product MKLTLNNITIKNGDFILKADGEFGRGIHLITGKIGSGKTSLAMAVAGFLKISGGRMDKSGISSEIYSMQNPEHHVTADRVRKEIISWGLKPEFITDKYGFEEIADDDPVLLSRGELKKLELACIIERNPDLLLLDEPFSSLDCVEKKRFISGLPDRKDQITIIFTHEQAVLPKADYIWETEKGRLICHGKTPEAILKWKNPPQYITEAISRGIIPDNITIDDVMEALCRMQE from the coding sequence ATGAAGCTCACCCTGAATAATATCACCATAAAAAACGGTGACTTTATCCTGAAGGCAGACGGGGAATTTGGGAGGGGAATTCATCTCATTACCGGAAAGATCGGCAGTGGAAAGACATCCCTTGCTATGGCAGTAGCGGGATTTCTGAAAATTTCCGGGGGCAGGATGGATAAGTCAGGCATATCTTCAGAGATCTACTCTATGCAGAATCCTGAGCATCATGTAACGGCAGACAGGGTGAGAAAGGAGATCATATCGTGGGGTCTTAAACCGGAATTTATCACAGATAAATATGGTTTTGAAGAAATTGCGGATGACGATCCAGTGCTTCTCTCAAGGGGTGAGTTAAAAAAACTTGAACTTGCCTGCATTATAGAGAGAAATCCTGACCTGCTCCTTCTTGATGAACCATTCAGCTCGCTTGACTGTGTGGAAAAGAAGAGATTCATCAGTGGTCTTCCTGACCGGAAAGATCAGATAACCATAATATTTACACATGAACAGGCTGTACTGCCAAAGGCTGATTATATCTGGGAGACGGAGAAAGGCCGGCTTATCTGCCACGGCAAAACTCCGGAAGCGATACTGAAATGGAAAAATCCCCCGCAATATATAACAGAGGCGATAAGCAGAGGGATAATTCCGGACAATATTACCATTGATGACGTTATGGAGGCATTATGCAGGATGCAAGAGTGA
- a CDS encoding DUF2111 domain-containing protein: MNKNRISEDSDSSDILPVAMAVHRITGLPATARSQNKRGVRIEEGNVVDDDYSGPVLEEAIKANSLLKTTPVTGQYKGVPVIVAPVRNGDNEAVAAIGVVDITGIFDLATLMEHQSVILKQVCGMSPCPLPDEQTSAKR; this comes from the coding sequence TTGAACAAAAACAGAATTAGTGAAGATTCTGATTCATCTGATATTCTGCCGGTTGCAATGGCTGTGCACAGGATAACAGGGCTGCCTGCAACTGCAAGGTCACAGAATAAGAGAGGGGTCAGAATAGAAGAAGGAAATGTTGTTGATGATGACTATTCAGGCCCTGTGCTTGAAGAGGCTATTAAAGCCAACAGCCTGCTGAAGACAACCCCTGTAACCGGCCAGTACAAAGGTGTGCCTGTAATCGTTGCTCCGGTAAGGAACGGGGATAATGAAGCTGTTGCGGCAATTGGTGTGGTTGATATTACAGGAATCTTTGACCTTGCAACCCTGATGGAGCATCAGTCGGTAATCTTAAAGCAGGTCTGCGGCATGAGCCCATGCCCTCTTCCTGACGAACAGACTTCAGCAAAAAGGTAA
- a CDS encoding preprotein translocase subunit SecD — MNDEDSTLKKIFSDWRVIAMVLLVIFSIASIYILPPNFDNGLEGNLQLGLDLEGGSWIQLSFDSEVVRFSSDMSANEFAAGLSKKIDAEVIPFSEDQIEIRKDISEDELRKIFDELGAEIVSYDQGVSPDTADDVKRILEDKVNSLGTKDAKINTIAGMNGIVHYMRIELAGTDIKTAQDIVSSQGKFEIRIQTDGEETDHVLFGDSVTSVSRPQQSPPGSGSWGVAFTLDDSGAAAFRASAIKYGAVSSPEDHELLMYLDGDEVYHAPLSTDLASKLLKGTVRDLSASTGSGEESLEEAQKLEIHLRAGALPVDVSIAGSGSVPAALGDYFKMVCIIAGILALIAVGITVYYRYHEPSIVFPMVMTNVVEVIILLGVARYIQQLDLAAIAGIIAVLGTGIDQLIVITDEVLHEGRVPSPNVYLKRLNRALGIILVAAATVVFAMLPLIVMDLSSLKGFAIVTILGVVIGVLITRPAYGKIIMAILSKKPS, encoded by the coding sequence ATGAATGATGAAGACAGTACTTTAAAGAAAATATTTTCAGACTGGCGTGTAATTGCCATGGTCCTGCTTGTCATCTTTTCAATTGCAAGCATATACATCCTGCCGCCGAATTTTGACAATGGACTGGAAGGTAATCTTCAGCTCGGACTTGATCTCGAAGGTGGATCGTGGATACAGCTCTCATTTGATTCTGAGGTTGTAAGATTCTCATCTGATATGTCTGCAAATGAATTTGCAGCCGGGTTATCAAAGAAGATCGATGCTGAGGTGATCCCCTTCAGTGAGGATCAGATTGAGATCAGAAAAGATATCTCTGAAGATGAACTTCGTAAAATCTTTGACGAACTGGGAGCAGAGATAGTATCCTATGATCAGGGTGTCTCACCTGATACAGCAGATGATGTCAAGAGAATTCTTGAGGATAAAGTAAACAGTCTCGGAACAAAGGACGCAAAGATTAACACCATCGCCGGAATGAATGGCATAGTCCATTATATGAGAATTGAACTGGCAGGCACTGACATTAAGACTGCACAGGACATTGTCAGTTCCCAGGGTAAATTTGAGATAAGGATACAGACAGATGGTGAAGAGACAGATCATGTTCTCTTTGGAGACAGTGTAACAAGTGTTTCAAGGCCGCAGCAGTCACCTCCGGGAAGTGGAAGCTGGGGTGTTGCATTCACACTTGATGACAGTGGTGCGGCTGCATTCCGTGCATCTGCAATAAAATACGGTGCTGTGAGCAGTCCTGAAGATCATGAACTGCTGATGTATCTTGACGGTGATGAGGTTTATCATGCCCCTCTCTCAACAGATCTGGCTTCAAAGCTTCTGAAGGGAACTGTCCGTGATCTCAGTGCCTCCACCGGAAGCGGCGAGGAAAGCCTTGAAGAAGCTCAGAAACTTGAGATTCACCTGCGTGCCGGAGCACTTCCGGTTGATGTCAGCATAGCCGGTTCAGGATCAGTTCCGGCAGCGCTTGGTGATTACTTCAAGATGGTCTGTATAATTGCAGGAATTCTTGCGCTTATAGCAGTTGGAATCACTGTATATTACCGCTATCATGAACCTTCAATTGTCTTTCCTATGGTTATGACAAATGTTGTAGAGGTAATCATTCTGCTTGGGGTTGCACGATATATTCAGCAGCTTGATCTTGCAGCTATAGCCGGAATCATAGCAGTTTTGGGTACAGGTATTGATCAGCTCATTGTTATCACCGATGAGGTGCTGCATGAGGGCCGTGTGCCGTCTCCTAATGTTTATCTGAAGCGCTTAAACAGGGCACTTGGAATTATACTGGTGGCAGCGGCTACAGTAGTCTTTGCAATGCTCCCACTTATTGTAATGGATTTATCCTCACTCAAGGGTTTTGCAATAGTTACAATACTTGGTGTGGTAATCGGTGTATTAATCACAAGACCGGCATACGGAAAGATAATTATGGCAATTTTGTCAAAAAAACCGTCATAA